The DNA region AATCTCAGCATCTCCAGCAGAAACATCCCGACCAGAATAAGAAGCGGCCCCAGGAATTTGTTCAAATGAAGCTGGAGGAAATGAGAAATCGCCGGAGCCGATAACAGGCTGCTTACGGTCAGGGAACCCAATAACACATAGGCTAGGGTTCTACCGGCAGTATAGAGCATTCCGGCCACTAGAACAAGGCGTGGATTCCCTACGCGGCGGCCAACAAATGATATGGCGGCAATATTAGTGGCCAGAGGACAGGGAGAGATGGAAGTCATAATGCCCAGCCACAAAGCAGAAAATATCCCCAAGAGCAGGGTGTCCATCAACGCTCCCCTATGAAGTCTGATATCTCTGTCTGGACATAGGCCATAAATGCCTCTTCGTCGCCGACAAGGTCCCAGATTTTGTCCAGGTTTCTCCAACGTATGACCGAGTCAGTTTCCACTAAAGTAATCACTACTGATTGGTGAGTGATGTCATAGTTGCTAAGGAAATGTTCATTCTCCGGTAAATCATAATTGAGTACCCGCCATTGAAGTTGCCCCGACTCAAGCTCCTTAGCAAACCCGGATTGGACCGCCTTGATCGAATACGACTCGAGCTTCTCGCAGGTGGCGCATCGACGCATGCCGTGGAGATAGTAGGCAACGAAGCCATCTTCGGCAGAAGTTGTAGCCAATTCTTCTAATGGCGTCGTCTGCTCTATGCTACCCTTACCAGATACGAGCCAGGCTACCGAAGCAGCAACAAAGAGCAACAGAATGATTGTAAGAATATTCTTGCCGTTCATAATTGAAATGATTCCTCTCTACTTATCAGCCTTTTCAGACCAGCATATCTTTGAGTTCTTCGACCGAGGGTACTTTGCCCGTTACCTTGACGACCCCATCGACCACCAGAGCTGGAGTCATCATCACACCGTAAGCCATGATTTTCTTAATGTCACTAACCTTCTCTACCTGACAGTCAAGCCCCATTTCTGCTGCCACTTCGTCAACCTGACACTTGAGCTTGTCACACTTGGGACAGCCGGTGCCAAGGATTTCGATCTTTTTCATACTCCATCTCGCCTTATAATAATGTTCCGAATATCATACCACTAATGGTAGCCATAGTAATGACCAGTACAACAAACACGACTGTTTTCTTCGTTCCCATTACAGACCGTATCACGAGCATGTTCGGTAACGACAGCGCCGGCCCGGCCAGAAGCAACGCCAACGCCGGCCCTTTACCCATCCCACTACCAAGTAAGCCCTGGAGGATCGGCACCTCGGTCAGCGTAGCAAAGTACATGAAGGCTCCTATCACCGATGCAAACAGGTTGGCTCCCAGCGAATTCCCTCCTACTGACTGGCTGATCCATTCCGAGGGAATCAATCCCTCTTGATCAGGCCGACCCAGCAACAATCCTGCCATCAGGACACCGAAGAACAACAATGGCAGAATCTGTTTGGCAAATCCCCACGTCTGAGAAAACCAATCCTCGCCCTCTCCCTTGCTGGTTGCGGTTATTACTGAAAGGCCAACTACTGCTACTGCATAAGCAGCTACCGGTCCGGCTGGTGAAAAGCCAACGCCGGCGGTTATAACACCCACACCAGTAACCAGCCACCATCTCAATCGGAACCATAATACCAGCATCACGCCCAGCAGAGTAGAGCATAAACCGGTTGCCACCCACTTAAATGAATAAACATTGTACCAAAAACTGACTTGTCGGTCCGGTTCACTCCAGGTAGCGAAAACCAGAATAGCAATCATCGCCGCAAAATACGATGCCGTCTGCCACAACGGGCGTGGGACATCTTCCTCGGACTCAGCTTCCTGAGCTTGAATCTTTGATTCCTCTTCAGAGCGGAAGATCAATTGCATCAGTAATCCAATGACAATACTGAATACTACAGCTCCAACTGCTCGTGCGATACCCAGCTCAAGTCCCAGAATACGAGCGGTCAGGATTATTGCCAGCACATTGATCGCCGGTCCGGCGTAGAGAAACGCCGTCGCTGGTCCCAATCCTGCGCCCATGCGATAGATCCCGGCAAAGAGGGGTAGAATCGTGCAGGAGCATACCGCCAGAACTGACCCTGAAACGGAAGCTACCCCATAAGCCACGATACGGTTGGCCCTGTCACCCAGATATTTCATCACAGACTCGTGTCTGACAAAAGTGCCTATGGCACCGGCTATAAAGAAGGCAGGAATCAGACAAAGTAAAACATGTTCGCGAGCGTACCATTGCGTCAGCAGAAGAGCTTCGCCAAGAGACCGCTGAAGGTGTTCACTGTCGAAGGGCAGATAGTAGAAGATAAGGAACACACCTGTAATGAGAATTAGGCCTTTCCACTCGTTCCTGAAATTCACAATCAATCCTTACTCTTCAGTAGTTGTACCTGTTGCACGACGTTGGATTTGATAACCGATTCGACGCACTTAAAGAAATCCATCACGCACGGTACCCGAAGCGAGTAGAATACTTGCAGACCTTTCTTTTCACTCTCCACTATGCCCACTGCCCTGAGAATGGAAAGATGACGGGAAACGGTTGATGCGTCTGCGCCGATTATGTCAGTCAGTTCCTGTACGCAACGATCATGGCGGGCCAGTTCGTCGATGATGATAAGTCTCGTGGCGTGGGCCATCGCTTTGATCACGGCCGCCCGCGCCTCGAACAGAGCCTGTGTCCTTCTATCAACCATTAAATCTCCTTGTTTCCACCTTTCGGCTATTTGGCAATATAGCCAAACAACTGAATAAAACAATGTCTATTTCATGCCTTCCGACTGGATTCGTTCGCCCTGTCAGTCTGTCACTTTTCTACAGTTACCGCTCGGTCGAGCCCCAGACTCTTCAACTATGACGCCGGGTCGACCCACCATTCCGGCGCCAAGCGGCGGGTGATGTCCACAATCTCGCGATCAACTTCGGCCAAAGCGCCACGTTCAATCAGTCCATCAAGCGCACCGCCTAGTAGAGCCAGTTTATCCCTGATTGGGACCGAAGCCGGGTAATACTCGTTGTTGAAGAAGATACGATACCGATCTCGCTGAGCTTTATCATCAAGCATTCGTCCGATAGCCGCTTCAAGCTGTTTCCCCCTCAACGCACTTATGTCCACTTTTGGGGAGCACAATTTATTCATGGTGTGCTTGAGCCCTTTATTGCACTTAAACTTTAACTGCCAACATTCGGTCACGCCCAAAGAGTTGATGACCAATACCGTAACAGTAATCGTTCCGGCTTCTTCGTCGGCTTTCACACCCTTGAGGAAGGGGAGGTAGTAGCTATCGGTGATGGATCCGAAAGCACTTATTCCGCCAGAATATGGATTCTCGATAATGTCATGGATGGTGAAGTAAGGCTTCTGCTGGAAACGTGCATCCTGGATCATTATCAGTTCTTCTTCAGTGTAGTGGAATCGATCGTTCCAGAGTTCCTCGGCCGTGGCGCCCCTTCGAGTCAGGGATGAATGACTGGTGATCATTCCCAGCGCCTGTCCGCCCCGCCACACCAGCGGCAATACCCCGACGGCCCATTCTGCCGAGCCGCCAACTTCGCCGATCATAGCATTGAGGCAGCGACCATTGGGGAAATCTACTCCGTCCAGCCCCAGAACAAGCGAAGGGAAAAGGTCACCATCGGTATCATATGGGATAGCCACGCCAGCATCGTTGAGGGCATCCATTGCAGGGTGGTGACGTTTGCGATCAATGAAAAAAGAACTAAGTTGATTCAGGTCAGAATGTCCGTAGGAGTCGGCGATAATCTTGGCAGCATCAATGACCGATGCTTCCCGAGGATTGAACTCGTCAAAATGAGCACCGCTCATCCACCTCTGAACATAGATGTCCGGTAGATGGCGTTTGACTTGCGACTCGATCAGGAACATTGCTGTCAGGCTCGAATGCAGTCCTTTGACCGACTTGGTAGTTCCATCGATTACGTCATTACCCATAGAAAGGAGAGAGACGTTTTTCGGCATATCCCCACCATAGGTTGCTCGGTGGTGAGCCTTTCCAAACAACGCCCCCACAGCAATAGTCGGATTGCCGCCAACCTCTTTGCCAGGCTTGGCCCGCACGCCTTCGGTTATTGTCGATTCGATTAATACTTCTTCGCCTATTGGTAACGTCTCGGTGGTCACCTGCAGGACTTCCGACATAACCTGTGCTGCAGTACGGTCGTTGACCCGCTTAAGTTCGTTGATTACTTGTTTGGTGCGTTGATCTTCGGGTATGTCGTTGAGACTTCCGCGACCGTGAACACCAACTGCTACGGCCGAGAGCGCTGCCGAAAATATGGCCGACTCGCGTACCTTGCGATTACGAAGCGCTCCCAGATTGGAAGCCCTGTTGATCTTGTCGTCAAGCAACAGGACATTGGATTCAAGAAGTGATACGTCGTAGAGATCGAACACAGGTCGATGACGATGGTTGAACTCGATAATCCGGTCTTTGCTGGCCGGGTATTCTTTCTGCATTCCCTTGTATGCGATACGCTGAACGGCAATATCAAAGCGTAATTCGTTGGTCATGACGGAATCATCCTTCGTGTTGTGGTCTTCACAATCATACTGAACCTCGCGGTTGATCTTACGGTCGCCTGAGCTACGGTCATCATCTGGTCAAATTAGGGAAGCAGGCGACGATGGCAAGTGAAATCGTGCCGTCTGTTTTCAAACGGAATTAGAGTGATAGCGCTTTGAATTGGGTACATGCTTCTCATGCGCGTGGGGGAGTGATTCTTTGAATGTTCGTGAATTGTAGTAGCTTGGGAAAAAGAAACCGCCCCGTCCCGAAATGTGTATCGGGAGCGAGGCAGACTCTCATTTTAATGCAATCGTACCTTAGGTTATAGACCGGCGAACTGAACATCCTTAAAATGAAATGATGGACGTCTCAGAGAAGAGTACAGATAAGGATCATTGCCAACGGCAACGAGATTTCCCCACAATCCTTCGAGATTACCGGAAATGTTCATTTCGTTGACCGGTTTGACGATTTTTCCGTCTTCAATCAGCATACCGATCAGACCCCACGAGAAATCTCCGGTGGTACCGTTCGTGTTGCCACCAATGAAACTGGTGACAAGGATGCCCTTGGAAACTCCCGCAATCAAGTCATCCAGCGACTTGTCGCCGTAGGTGAAGATAACATTGGATGTCGAACCGCCAGTCGGATCGACTCCAAGCTTGCGACCGTAGTAGCAATCGATAAGGAACTCCTTAAGGACACCTTTTTCGATCAGAGTGCGCTTTCGAGCTGCCATACCCTCACCATTGTAATGCCTTGATCCCAACCCACGCTCGATAAAGGGATCATCAATCACAGTAAGCTGATCAGAAGCGATCTTCTCACCCAGCTTTCCTTCGAGGAATGAGCGTTTCTGCTGCAAGGCTCTCCCTCCCATCGGTCCATAGAGCGCATACAACGGATTACCGGCGGCCCGATTGACCACAACCATATCCATCTGACCGGACTCGATCTTGGCTTGCCCAACTTTCGCCACCACTCTGTCAACCGCAGCCTGAGCCTGCGTTTCAGCATCAGGTATATTACTCAGGAAACGCGTAGTAGCGTAGTCCCAATCGGTTGGACGGCCGCCATTACCGTCGTCGATTGTCACCTGGACGCCAACTGAGAACACAGTGCTCTGTGTGATACCCTCAAAACCGTTACTGTGAACCTTGATGGATTCATTGTCGCCATCATAGTATCCTGCGGTGGAAGATATGATCTTGTCGCTTTTGCCTGCTGTCAGTTCTTGTAAGTTCCTCGCCATCTTGACTCTCTGAGCAGCCTCGACACTGTCATAGCTATCATCAACCAGCTTCAGATCTATCGCCTTGATATCCTTATAGTACTTCGGATCGGGAAGTTTGCGGAATACATCCTTCCCGAGGTACTTGGTCATTGCCACGGCCTTCTTGATAAAGCTACCCAGTGAATCACGGCGAAGGTCATTGGTCGAATGTCCCGAGAACCTGTCATCGACATAAACATCGATATTGAGCGAGTTCTGGGTCGATTCCTTAACCAAATCGAGCTGCCCATCGCGAAATTCAACTTCAACACTGCGAGACCGGTAAATGTCTACAGCCGCATCTGCGGCACCAACGGCTCTGGCCGTTTTCGCTACCCAGTGAGCCAGTTCCAATCTGCCTTTTGTATCCATATCTCAATTCCTTGTGTCAGTTCTATCGGTTATTGTCCAGGTCATGGTCTGGCTGCTCACGAAATACCGCCAACCGTTATTGATGACACCAGAATCGTGGGAAGTCCCATCGATACCGGCACTCCCTGACCACCCTTACCACAGGTCCAGCCGCCTTCAGCCATGGCCATATCGTTGGCGACCATAGTTACTTTTTTCAGGCAGTTTGGACCGTTGCCTATCAGATTGATGTCTTTGATGGGCTTCGTTATCTTCCCATCTTCAATCAAGTTTCCTGACTTCACATAAAAAGTGAAATCGCCTGCTCCGATATCTACCTGACCATTAGTGAACTGTGAGACAAAGATGCCTTTCTTGACATTGCCGATTATTTCTTTGACCTCGTGAGGACCGTCCGTCATGTAGGTATTGCGCATACGCGGTATCGGTGCAAAGCGGAAGGATTGGCGTCGCCCACTCCCGGTAGGTTTGACTCCGTAGAACTTGGCGCTGATTCTGTCATGCAGGTAGCTTTCGAGAATGCCGTCCCTCACGAGATATGTCTCCTGACTGTCCTGACCTTCATCATCAATATTGATTGATCCTCGAACATTGGCATTCTTACCGTTATCCACAATGGAAACGAATTTCTCGGCTACCGGCTTGCCGATCTTATCAGCGAAGATGGACGTCCCTTTGCGATTGAAGTCTGCTTCCATCCCGTGACCAATGGCTTCATGCAATAAAATCCCGGAGCTTCCGGCTGCCAGTACAACTGGCATTTCGCCTGCTTCGGGCATAACCGCATCAAAAAGATTGACTGTGCGATTGACCGCCTCAGAGCCAATTCGATCCAGAGATTCGTTGGTCACAAACTCAATACCACGTCGGCCAGCCAGATCGAATCCGTTGCTCTCTCTTTTCCCATCCTGCTCTGCAGTACAGTAGCCGGAAACTCGAAGCATCGGTTGATAGTCACAGGCAATACGACCATCGGAAGTTGCCACCATAATGTAGGAGTTATTATCGGAGAAACTGACACTGGTTTTGATCACCCGTTTATCGGCAGCATGCATGGCAGCATTGATCCGGTTGACCGCCGGGATACGCTGGTCGATACCGACATCTTCCCATTTCGTCTTGATTGGGTAGTAATCGGGAGTCGGATACAGAGCAAGGCTGGCAATAGTTCCCGGTGCAGTTCCCGCAGAAATACTGGCCGCTGTCTTGGCTGCCAGTTTCATCGCTTCGGGAGTGATTTCCTCGGTAAATGAATACCCGGTCTGGTCTCCCTTAACAACTCGGATGCCAACTCCAAAATCGACATTCGTATACGACCGATTGACAATGTCGTCTTCCAGAGCGACATAGCTGCTGGATGAATGCTGGAAGAAGAGATCGCAATAGTCTCCGCCGTTTTCAAGAGCGAGACCCATTGTCTTTCGGATCAAGTCTCTATCAACTCCAAAATGGCGCATGTAATCGTCAAGATCTGAGCTCTCACTGAGACCTGGTGAAAAAGCCATAGCGGGATTGATCCTGAAGATTGCAGGGATTGTCGCCAATGCAACACCCTGAGCCCCCATCCTAATGAATTTCCGCCTTGTGATGTTATCCATCCTTAATCCTCCGAGCACTTGACTCTATAGTTATTCGCTTGAAATTTCTGACACATCGGAAGTGTACTACTCTGTGAATTATTCGCTTCCACACATAATTGGACGAACAAATGAGCAGCTTGTTTCATCTCTTTACGAGTATTCCCATTCCCAGGCAACTGAGTGTACCGATCCCTCCTTCACGGGCACGAAGGGACATTAAGAGAGGCGGATCGCACAATGGCAACTGATCCACTAATCGGCGAGGATAGAATCCGGGCGGTGCAACAGTGAACCCTTTTTCCTTGTCCGGTTAAGAAATCGACCTTTATTACTGACAGGAAACAGGTTTCTTCTGGTCAGGGATGTTGCGACTATGCGATCTTACTTGAAGTCGATTGGCAAAGTGTGTAATACTGTTTCTTCTCATGCTTGGTATCCAACCGGACTGCACCTGTTGCTGATCGCAGGTGCCGGTGTTTTAATTCGAATAGCATACGCCCGGGGACTTGAGGCAAGTGGTTTCATGGGCGCTTACTCCGCCGACTGTCTTGTGTTGCACACGTGGGCAACCAGTATACTGTCCGGTGATACCACCTCCACTGCGTTTTTCCGAGCACCTCTCTATCCGCATCTTCTGGCTCTGTGGTACCACATATCAGGTATTTCATCCTGGACGGTAATTGCATGGCAGGGTGGTATTGGTTTGCTCACGGGATTTACCAGTTACTTCCTCGCTAGACACCTGTTTGGCTCGACCATTGCTTTGTACTCGGCCCTGGTTGTAGTCGCCTACCCCACACTTGTATATTACGAGGGGGAACCCCTTATAACATCGTTATTTGTTCTGCTCTTTACCTTGACTGTATACCTTCTTGTCCGGGCGGTGACGGACAACGATCTTAAATACGTTGTGCTTGCTGGACTGGTTTTGGGAATCGGAGCCATTACCCGCCCGACTATTATCCCGCTTGTAATCGTGTATCCACTGGTGTCCATAATACAGTTCGGTCGAACCGGACTTAAACGCACTGTTCGTCGCAGCTTTCTATTGGTGCTCGCGATGCTGATTCCGGTTCTGCCGGTCACTGCTTTCAACTACTTCGTCGGCGGGGAATTCGTACCTATTTCAACTCAGGGGGGAATCAATTTCTACATCGGCAATTCGGCCTCCAGTGATGGCTTGACGGTTCGTGCTCCGGGACCAAACCTTCGGATTGGTGATTATAACGACAACATCTGGACTTCGTCCCTTGATGAGGCCGAGTTTCAGATCGGCCGTGAACTTTCTCAGGGGGAAGTCTCAAGCTACTGGTACACCAGTGCATACCAGGACATATTCCATGAACCTCTGAGGTGGCTGACACTCATGGCCAAGAAATTCTATATGTTTTGGCACGGTTCTGAGATATTTAACAACCGTCCTCTCTACTATGCCCGGCAATATAGCTCTTACATGTCCATCACGCTTTGGTCATTCTTGATTAATTTCCCTTCCGGATTGTTGTTCCCATTAGCACTCGTAGGTGGTGTTCTCGGTTATAGGAATCGGAAAAATATCGTGGTCCCGATTCATGCCATAGGTTTGTATGCATTGGTAATCAGCGCTTTTTTTGTTTGTGCCAGGTTTCGGCAGCCGGTCATCCCCGTAGCTGTCATGTTTGCTGTTTATGCGATAGGTCGGTTGGGATCAATGGCCGTTCGAAACAGACGACGTTTTTGGGGGGGTATCGGTCTTTTTGGTTTACTTGTAGTTGTTCTAAACTGGGGAGGCCAAGTCGATTCGACTGGCAATCGCTCTCAGTTTCATTCACTGGTGGGTCAGACGTTACTTCAGCACGGCAAGTATGGACCCGGTGTTATGGAACTCGAGAAAGCTTTGGATATCCTGCCGGATAACTTAATGGTTTACGATGAACTGGGCCAAACTCACCTGTGGCACAATCGCCCTCAGGAAGCAAAACAGATTTACTTGCGTGGCATGGAGGTGAATCCGACCCATCCAATATTTAATTATAATCTGGGACGGATTGCTCAGTCTGAAGGTCACCTGAACGACGCACTCAATTATTACCGCCAGACAATTGAGTATTCCATCGGATTTGATCGCGCAATATATGGTATTGCCTCCGTCTTTGAACAAAAACAACAATACGACTCCGCCCTGTTTTACTATGAGCGAACTAAAGAACTAAACGGTTATGAGGGCGAAGATGCGAGGCGTCTTGACACTCGCATTGAAATCATGAGACTCAAACTCGATCTGGATTAGCGGCTGCGACGGTTTCATCGATTCGATAGCCAGATAGTTCACTCAACAGACCGGTCAACTTCCCTGCTAGTGATCGACTCCCCAAACAAGCACGTAGGTTGCTGGATAGTGGTTAAGGGAGTAACTTGTTGAAATCACTTATCAGATCCATAAGGCGGTTTTCATCCCACCCTTTCTGGTCGGCCAGTTCAGCCAGGGTGCCCCAGAATGGTTCCCCACACACGACACAGGGAAGGTTGTGCTGGATCAAGAAACCTACCAGATCGGGGTGGTCCTGAATGTAGTCTTCAATCCGTGTTTCAGGTCTTAGCACCATAAATTATCCAACATACACCTCATCCCTTTGTTCCCAGGTACTCCGCGATTTGATGTTCTGAGGTCGAAATCTTCTTCGGTCTCGACAGTCGGTACCTGTTTTTTCATCCAGTTAGGGAAGCAGCTCTGCGCGTTAGCCAGAAAGCAGGCGATGCGTGCCGGCCCAAACGAATTTGAGCCGGCTACACAGATTGTCAAAAAGCAAGCAACGCCTGCTAATGGCTGTTCCTGAGCGCCTGTTTGAGGGCTTCGATAACAGCTACCGGCGTGGGATCGACTTTGTTGATAATGGCCAGATAGTACGAAGTGAAATCACCTAACTGGACAAGGCTCAGTATTCGTTCCAGTAGCCGTTCGCCACGCGAATGAACATCAATAACTTCTACTTCCTGTTGCAGGATTATGTCTTTGACGATGTTCATCCGAGCTCTGATCTGTGGATGATCATTCATATCACGGAGCAGGATTACGACCAGATGATCCTTGTGCGGTGCGATGTTGTCCGACCAGGCCACCAATTCATTGTGGTTGAGTTCGGCGAATTGATTGATATAGGCTAGCGTCTTGGAATTTTCACAAAACTGCCCTTTCCAGCGTAAGGCCACCGCATCGGTGATAGTCGGTCCGGAGTATATAATTGGAATCTTGCCACACAACTTTTCTGCCAGGAGCTTGGCCGGGTTGGTTGTAGTGTCGTTGTCCTCGATGTATTTCTCGCGATATTCCTGAAGGGCGGTGATGGTATGCTCGACTTCCTTGATCATGTCCTTCACCAGGCCTATTTTCTCAAAGAATATCAACATCGGAACGATCGAGTATCCCAGGGCGGCGCGTGGTTGGAAACCAGTCTGTAATTTGGCCATAGGGATTTCATTGAGCTTGGCCAGGTCCGCGAGCATACCACCGGTCGTTATGGTCGCCAGCATAGCTTTGCGTTCGATCGCATCCTCAATCGCTGCCAGAGTTTCTTCAGTGTTGCCACTGTAGGAGGAGGCAATAACCAGGCTTTCATCATCGACATATTCCGGGAGCACATAGTTCCGGCAAATATCAAAGGGCACCATGAGCTTGGAAGCGAGGAAGCTGCGCAGGATTTCCGAACCAATGGCGGAGCCACCCATGCCGACCACTACTATGTTTTTGATCCCGTAGAAATCAACCGGGTCCACTTTCCACATTTTGCCGATCTTAAGAGCGTCAGCCATCTGCTCGGCAAAGTCGAAGATGCTATTGTACATATTACTCGGATCCATCGCCCTGATCTGATCAACGTCGTCGAGAATACTCAATGTATCAATCCTCATATGTATTCTATGTCTTGATTTGTCTATTATTTTGTGCCGCTTCCAGATCGTAAAGACGATCCATCAGCGCGTTTGGTGACTCGGCCGCAAGTATTGATCTGGTCATATGACGCATAACGGTTGAGTCGATTGTTTTTATTGTCCGACAAACATCTACGATACGGTTGGGACTCATGGAGAGGGTATCAATTCCCATCCCTATCAGAAGCGGTACGGCCAATATTTCTCCAGCCAACTCGCCACACACTGCTACCGGGACACCATCATCGTGACAGGCATCCACTACCATTCGAACCATGCTCAGCACAGCCGGATGGAGGGGGTTGTACAGACCGGCGACGCGGCGGTTCCCACGATCGGCAGCCAGGACATACTGGGTCAGGTCGTTGGTTCCAAGCGAAACAAAATCTGCTCTCTTGATAAGTGTCGCAGCTGTCATCGCCGCCGAAGGAACCTCTATCATGATACCAATCTTTATGTCAGAGTCATGATCGATACCTTTGCGGCGCAACCCGAGCCTGACTTGAGAGATAAGCCTCCTGGCCCGGTCAATCTCAGAGCGATCTGATATCATCGGCAGCATAATCCTGAGATTGCGGCGCGTGGAGGCACGCAGTATGGCCCGTATCTGAGTCTTGAAAACGGTGCTCATATCCAGTAAAGCGCGAATGCCACGCCAGCCCAGAGCCGGATTGTCCTCAGTCGGCCAATTTGATTCTGGCGAAAGTTTGTCATATCCGAGGTCAAAAACGCGCAGTGTTACCGGCGCTGGTGCAAATTTCTGGGCAATGGCACTATAATACTGGTACTGTGTCTCCTCGTCTGGCATCTTGCGATGGGCCAAACAGAGAAACTCCGTCCGATACAAACCAACCGGAATCTGTTGTTCGGCCAGAAGGTCGTCGGCCGGTCCGGGTAAGCTCAGGTTGGCGGCGATGCCGATCTCACGACCGTCGGTGGTTACCGGAGGAAATACCTTGAGTTTTCTGATTCGTTTCAGAAGGG from Candidatus Zixiibacteriota bacterium includes:
- a CDS encoding bifunctional phosphoglucose/phosphomannose isomerase, with amino-acid sequence MSILDDVDQIRAMDPSNMYNSIFDFAEQMADALKIGKMWKVDPVDFYGIKNIVVVGMGGSAIGSEILRSFLASKLMVPFDICRNYVLPEYVDDESLVIASSYSGNTEETLAAIEDAIERKAMLATITTGGMLADLAKLNEIPMAKLQTGFQPRAALGYSIVPMLIFFEKIGLVKDMIKEVEHTITALQEYREKYIEDNDTTTNPAKLLAEKLCGKIPIIYSGPTITDAVALRWKGQFCENSKTLAYINQFAELNHNELVAWSDNIAPHKDHLVVILLRDMNDHPQIRARMNIVKDIILQQEVEVIDVHSRGERLLERILSLVQLGDFTSYYLAIINKVDPTPVAVIEALKQALRNSH
- the ptsP gene encoding phosphoenolpyruvate--protein phosphotransferase, with product MSGKRKVIEGVSISSGIVLGTSFVVLPGDFHVTKTPVPVSRVTAETDALDQAIEATIEELRQMRASALRKAGGPVAKIFDAQLLIAGDYEFLKSVKNRIRSDKRNAAFVYNQAISEATAPLKQSSDHYLSQMAIDIEAVASKVLSHLCGSETKLRKLPPNTIVVSRVITPNDIIAYREMKAVGFVAGEGGTDSHMALIARSFTLPVVLARDDLKAIPNSCRLIVDGTSGEIIVSPTSEEWSEYQRRRKRQGPTLLKRIRKLKVFPPVTTDGREIGIAANLSLPGPADDLLAEQQIPVGLYRTEFLCLAHRKMPDEETQYQYYSAIAQKFAPAPVTLRVFDLGYDKLSPESNWPTEDNPALGWRGIRALLDMSTVFKTQIRAILRASTRRNLRIMLPMISDRSEIDRARRLISQVRLGLRRKGIDHDSDIKIGIMIEVPSAAMTAATLIKRADFVSLGTNDLTQYVLAADRGNRRVAGLYNPLHPAVLSMVRMVVDACHDDGVPVAVCGELAGEILAVPLLIGMGIDTLSMSPNRIVDVCRTIKTIDSTVMRHMTRSILAAESPNALMDRLYDLEAAQNNRQIKT